A genomic stretch from Methanomassiliicoccales archaeon includes:
- a CDS encoding CooT family nickel-binding protein, whose amino-acid sequence MCESSVFLEEKDEVREVMKDVTRIIMDGHNAICVNIIGERMILENVELKEANLLSHGIVFKRM is encoded by the coding sequence ATGTGCGAATCATCGGTTTTTCTTGAGGAAAAGGATGAGGTCCGCGAAGTTATGAAGGATGTCACAAGGATCATCATGGACGGTCATAATGCGATCTGCGTCAATATTATTGGAGAAAGGATGATTTTGGAGAATGTGGAGTTAAAGGAGGCAAATCTCCTCAGTCACGGTATCGTTTTCAAGAGGATGTGA
- a CDS encoding GTPase: protein MNRSKIIIMGAAGRDFHNFNTYFRDNELYEVVAFTATQIPNIEGRRYPPELAGKLYPDGIPIYSEEELPHLIKKFGIEQVVFAYSDISHVDVMHKASIVLAAGADFRLMGNPQIVLKSKVPVISVCAVRTGSGKSQTTRKICMILRNKGFRVVAIRHPMPYGDLRKQVVQRFASYEDLDLNECTIEEREEYEPLIDKGILVYAGVDYKRILEQADEEADVIVWDGGNNDLPFFKSDLHIVVADPHRAGHEITYHPGETNVRLADVVIINKVQTADRHDILKVRENVKSINPQAIIIEAASPISVENPSMIRGKRVLVVEDGPTVTHGGMGYGAGTIAAEDYGASEIIDPRPYAVGSIFETFKEYPHIGKLLPAMGYDKEQISELEETINRAECDVVISGTPVDLRRVINVNKPVVRVRYELCEIGRPTIEELLVEKLKGKLKGL, encoded by the coding sequence ATGAATCGCAGCAAGATTATCATCATGGGCGCTGCTGGTCGGGATTTTCACAACTTCAATACGTATTTTCGAGACAATGAATTGTATGAAGTTGTCGCGTTCACGGCAACACAAATACCGAATATCGAGGGCCGAAGATATCCACCAGAGCTTGCGGGTAAGTTGTATCCAGATGGGATTCCGATCTATTCTGAAGAAGAGCTGCCTCATTTGATCAAGAAATTCGGCATCGAACAAGTTGTTTTCGCGTACAGCGATATTTCACATGTTGATGTGATGCATAAAGCATCGATTGTTTTGGCGGCTGGAGCGGACTTCAGGTTAATGGGAAATCCGCAGATCGTTCTCAAATCAAAAGTTCCAGTCATCAGCGTTTGTGCCGTCAGAACAGGGTCAGGAAAGAGTCAGACGACGCGAAAGATTTGCATGATATTGAGGAATAAGGGGTTCAGGGTCGTTGCTATCAGGCATCCAATGCCCTATGGCGATCTGAGAAAGCAAGTTGTTCAAAGATTCGCGAGTTACGAGGACTTGGATTTGAATGAGTGCACGATCGAGGAAAGGGAAGAATACGAGCCGTTGATCGACAAAGGGATCCTTGTTTATGCAGGTGTGGATTATAAGCGAATTCTTGAGCAGGCTGATGAGGAAGCTGACGTCATCGTCTGGGATGGCGGTAACAACGATCTGCCATTTTTCAAATCGGATCTTCACATCGTCGTTGCGGATCCGCACAGAGCAGGGCACGAAATCACTTATCACCCTGGTGAAACGAATGTGCGACTCGCAGATGTCGTCATCATCAACAAAGTCCAGACGGCGGATCGACATGATATCTTGAAGGTGCGGGAGAATGTCAAATCGATCAATCCGCAGGCGATCATAATCGAAGCGGCGTCGCCGATTTCTGTTGAAAATCCAAGCATGATTCGAGGAAAAAGGGTGCTGGTTGTTGAAGATGGACCAACGGTGACGCACGGTGGCATGGGATACGGCGCTGGTACGATTGCGGCAGAAGACTACGGAGCCAGTGAGATCATTGATCCGCGACCCTATGCGGTGGGCTCAATCTTTGAGACCTTCAAGGAATATCCTCACATCGGAAAGCTGCTGCCTGCAATGGGTTATGACAAGGAGCAAATCTCAGAGCTCGAAGAGACGATCAACAGGGCTGAATGTGACGTTGTTATCTCTGGCACACCAGTCGATCTGAGGAGGGTGATCAACGTCAATAAACCAGTTGTCAGGGTGAGATACGAATTGTGCGAGATTGGTCGTCCTACGATAGAAGAATTGCTTGTAGAGAAATTAAAGGGAAAATTGAAAGGTCTTTAG
- a CDS encoding ABC transporter permease, with the protein MEGTNVLRQTWTLMIRELKHWYRVKIQIFMALIQPIVWLGLFGQAFQLNKLIPTGNQMPGSLPQFNFSLMFAGAPDYFSYMAAGMLAVIVLFTCMFGGMSIVWDRRFGFLNKLRASPIPRGVIPVSRIGATVIRAMIQMLIVFVIALLFTYVPGLTGLTLNPGFNVLDFAGLFLAMLLLAIAFASLFTTIALAVENQETLFGVINLLNLPIMFASAALFPTTLMPDWLKTVANYNPLTLAVDAARIFIFHNPNPIYNLWIDLGGLALFAFALLALSVVLSRKLMGAK; encoded by the coding sequence ATGGAAGGAACAAATGTTCTCAGGCAGACCTGGACGCTGATGATTCGCGAGTTGAAACACTGGTATCGCGTCAAAATTCAGATTTTCATGGCTCTCATACAACCGATCGTCTGGTTAGGACTTTTTGGACAGGCGTTCCAGCTTAACAAGTTGATTCCAACAGGCAATCAGATGCCAGGATCATTACCGCAGTTTAATTTCTCATTAATGTTTGCCGGGGCCCCAGATTATTTCTCATATATGGCTGCGGGAATGCTCGCTGTGATCGTTTTGTTCACTTGCATGTTCGGTGGGATGTCGATCGTCTGGGATAGAAGATTTGGATTCCTCAACAAGCTGCGCGCATCGCCGATTCCACGAGGGGTGATTCCGGTTTCAAGAATTGGAGCAACGGTCATTCGTGCTATGATTCAGATGCTGATCGTCTTCGTCATTGCACTCCTCTTCACATATGTGCCTGGACTCACTGGGCTAACTCTCAACCCTGGATTCAATGTGCTGGATTTCGCTGGGTTGTTCCTCGCTATGCTGCTTCTTGCAATTGCGTTTGCATCGCTATTCACAACAATTGCGCTTGCCGTTGAAAACCAGGAGACTCTCTTCGGCGTGATTAACCTACTGAACCTCCCGATCATGTTCGCATCTGCGGCCCTATTCCCAACAACGCTGATGCCAGATTGGTTGAAGACTGTGGCCAACTACAACCCGCTGACGCTTGCCGTCGATGCAGCAAGAATATTCATATTCCACAATCCGAACCCGATCTACAATCTCTGGATTGACCTTGGTGGACTCGCGCTATTTGCATTCGCGCTGCTAGCGCTCAGCGTTGTGCTCTCGAGAAAGCTCATGGGAGCAAAGTGA
- a CDS encoding AAA family ATPase, with amino-acid sequence MKIAVSGKGGVGKTTVAGILARLYGREGKEVLVLDADPASNLASAIGVPREVREKIVPLSRMLDLIEERTGVRPGSSYGGVFTINPKVDDISAKYAVEGKDGVKLLVLGTINTGGGGCFCPESALLKNLIRHLVLQKNQYLIMDMEAGLEHLGRASSRNMDVMLVVVEPGMRSLETAGKIKELANQIGIKRIMAVLNKATSRSEKDVVEETLKKSGLPLAATIPFNRMLIEADLKGISPLDVEGTEDVVLAVQKLKEELEKERATSQ; translated from the coding sequence CTGAAAATCGCTGTTTCTGGTAAAGGGGGTGTCGGCAAGACGACAGTCGCTGGTATTCTAGCAAGGCTCTATGGAAGAGAAGGGAAGGAAGTTCTCGTTCTTGACGCAGATCCAGCATCAAATCTCGCGAGTGCGATCGGAGTTCCCAGAGAAGTAAGGGAGAAGATTGTCCCTCTTTCAAGAATGCTCGATCTCATCGAGGAAAGAACGGGCGTCAGACCAGGCTCAAGCTATGGCGGCGTCTTCACGATCAATCCAAAGGTCGATGATATCTCGGCGAAGTACGCTGTGGAGGGGAAGGACGGCGTTAAGCTCCTCGTGCTTGGAACGATCAACACAGGCGGAGGAGGCTGTTTCTGTCCTGAAAGTGCGCTTCTCAAAAACCTCATACGACACCTCGTGTTGCAGAAGAATCAGTATCTGATCATGGACATGGAAGCAGGACTTGAGCATCTCGGACGGGCGAGTTCGAGGAATATGGATGTGATGCTTGTTGTTGTCGAACCGGGAATGCGATCGCTTGAAACGGCGGGCAAGATCAAGGAACTGGCAAATCAAATCGGGATCAAAAGGATCATGGCCGTGCTGAACAAAGCGACATCCCGAAGTGAGAAGGATGTCGTCGAAGAAACGCTGAAAAAATCAGGATTGCCACTCGCGGCGACAATCCCTTTCAATAGAATGCTGATAGAAGCGGACCTCAAAGGCATCTCGCCTCTCGACGTAGAAGGGACGGAGGATGTTGTTTTAGCTGTTCAAAAATTGAAAGAGGAGTTGGAGAAAGAGAGAGCTACTTCCCAGTGA
- a CDS encoding PIN domain-containing protein, whose translation MVERVYLDTNVYCRPFDNQSDKRIRRESAAFIEIADASLRGEMVVVSSDYVKLEIEKIIDPLKRKDVRGFERTSASVNVASSQQIISLARKFSNKCGLNPLDALHVSSACIGKADWFLTCDDEILQNGRCIEELAAEEGYRLKVRNPINYLEEKYG comes from the coding sequence TTGGTTGAGCGGGTTTACTTGGACACAAATGTCTATTGCAGACCTTTTGACAATCAAAGTGATAAGCGTATTCGAAGGGAATCAGCCGCTTTTATCGAGATTGCCGATGCCTCTTTGCGTGGTGAAATGGTTGTTGTAAGTTCTGATTATGTGAAATTAGAGATTGAAAAGATAATAGACCCTCTGAAAAGGAAGGATGTTAGAGGTTTTGAAAGAACCTCGGCTTCGGTAAATGTTGCTAGCAGTCAGCAAATAATTTCTTTAGCGAGAAAATTTTCTAATAAATGTGGCTTAAATCCTTTGGATGCATTACACGTTTCTTCTGCTTGCATAGGGAAAGCTGACTGGTTTTTGACATGCGACGATGAAATTTTGCAAAATGGTCGTTGCATCGAAGAACTTGCAGCCGAAGAAGGATATAGGTTAAAAGTAAGAAATCCTATCAATTATTTAGAAGAAAAGTATGGGTGA
- a CDS encoding ATP-binding cassette domain-containing protein, whose protein sequence is MNAVVEVENLVKIYNGTIRAVDGVTFHVEKGEIFGFLGPNGAGKTTTISILTTLLKPTSGVAKILGHDVTKEPYQVRKLIGLVPQELTVDDDLTGRENMLLQADLYGVPRREAIERIDELLALVKLEDAADRLVKTYSGGMRKRLELAEGLIHQPSILFLDEPTLGLDVQTRAAIWDHIRDLKRKHNMTIFMTTHYLEEADSLCDRIAIIDHGRIMALDSPETLKRSIGGDVVQIKVNSGSDLTNLIQNVAGVVSVKKEGDEYRIKAVNGEKIIPSLLKVIVDNGVIVESVHLERPNLDQVFLEYTGRSLRDAEQAGSMDKSQRRAAALQARRRR, encoded by the coding sequence TTGAACGCTGTTGTGGAAGTCGAAAATCTCGTCAAGATATACAATGGAACGATTCGTGCGGTTGACGGTGTGACCTTTCATGTTGAAAAGGGCGAGATCTTCGGATTTCTTGGTCCCAATGGGGCAGGCAAGACGACGACGATTTCGATCCTCACGACCCTGCTTAAACCGACAAGCGGTGTTGCAAAAATTCTCGGTCACGATGTCACGAAAGAACCTTACCAAGTGAGAAAACTCATTGGTCTTGTTCCACAGGAGCTGACTGTCGACGACGATCTGACCGGTCGAGAGAATATGCTCCTTCAAGCAGACCTCTATGGTGTTCCAAGACGAGAAGCGATCGAACGAATCGATGAATTACTCGCACTTGTCAAACTCGAAGATGCGGCGGACAGACTCGTTAAGACCTACTCAGGAGGAATGAGAAAGCGCCTTGAGCTTGCGGAAGGACTCATTCATCAACCATCCATTCTCTTCCTTGATGAGCCGACATTGGGCCTTGATGTCCAAACGAGGGCGGCTATATGGGATCACATCCGTGATTTGAAAAGGAAACACAACATGACGATTTTTATGACGACACACTATCTCGAAGAAGCTGATTCCCTTTGCGATCGCATCGCGATCATCGATCACGGACGAATCATGGCACTGGATTCACCTGAAACGCTGAAACGCTCGATCGGAGGAGATGTTGTCCAGATCAAGGTGAACAGCGGTTCCGATCTAACAAATCTGATTCAGAATGTCGCAGGTGTTGTGAGCGTAAAGAAAGAAGGGGACGAGTATAGGATTAAGGCCGTTAATGGCGAGAAAATCATACCCTCACTCCTCAAAGTGATCGTTGATAATGGAGTAATCGTTGAAAGCGTGCACCTCGAGCGACCAAATCTCGACCAAGTGTTTCTCGAATACACTGGAAGGTCGCTACGGGATGCTGAGCAAGCTGGATCGATGGATAAATCTCAGCGAAGAGCTGCGGCTCTTCAGGCAAGGAGGCGAAGGTAA
- a CDS encoding gamma-glutamyl-gamma-aminobutyrate hydrolase family protein (Members of this family of hydrolases with an active site Cys residue belong to MEROPS family C26.): MRSLIINCYMNPTEINELFSAIKRLSECHIVHYKEINNKDQIKNDFDAVIISGSEARIVHENHRKMFAKTADLIRNLEVPTFAVCFGHQLLCWTFGAEVSSLSKPIKDEFERIKIIEFDEIFDGFESRHILLAEWHNDYVIKRGVNEAGFVLLADSESCEVEAVKHIKKPFYGVQFHPERIKIQNEVHVEGQLIIENFYEKVVRR; encoded by the coding sequence ATGAGATCTCTGATCATTAACTGCTATATGAACCCGACAGAAATAAACGAACTCTTCAGTGCGATTAAACGATTGAGCGAATGCCATATCGTTCATTACAAAGAAATAAACAATAAAGATCAAATAAAGAATGATTTCGACGCCGTTATCATCAGCGGCTCTGAAGCGAGAATAGTTCATGAGAATCATAGGAAGATGTTTGCGAAGACAGCAGATTTGATAAGGAATCTCGAGGTTCCAACATTTGCAGTCTGTTTTGGACACCAATTACTCTGCTGGACGTTCGGTGCCGAAGTCTCGTCCCTGAGCAAACCTATCAAAGATGAATTCGAAAGGATCAAGATCATTGAATTTGACGAAATATTTGATGGCTTCGAGAGCAGGCACATTCTGCTGGCCGAATGGCACAACGATTATGTGATTAAGAGAGGTGTGAACGAGGCTGGCTTTGTTTTGCTTGCAGACTCCGAATCATGCGAAGTAGAAGCGGTCAAACACATTAAGAAACCATTTTACGGCGTTCAGTTTCATCCTGAACGAATCAAGATTCAGAATGAGGTTCATGTTGAAGGGCAGCTGATAATTGAGAATTTTTATGAAAAAGTGGTTAGGCGATAG
- a CDS encoding PadR family transcriptional regulator, with protein sequence MIGKGYCYKDKRISPLQFAMMIILREKPMYGYELLKRLREEFKGIWTPQTGSIYPALKKLESHGLVKSETRDGTDYYYLSEEGNAFVAESIAKIPADIEFMIRYLNILARAASGVRDENPEKHIRAFLSDFDQDICDPKERLETLRNVREILISKLVSVQGKIEEIEKMMKVERGESP encoded by the coding sequence ATGATCGGTAAAGGGTACTGCTATAAAGACAAAAGAATTAGTCCACTTCAATTCGCAATGATGATTATACTTCGCGAAAAGCCAATGTATGGATACGAGTTACTCAAGAGATTGAGAGAAGAATTCAAGGGAATTTGGACTCCTCAAACTGGCTCGATTTATCCAGCTCTTAAAAAATTGGAAAGTCACGGACTCGTCAAATCTGAAACGAGGGACGGTACCGATTATTACTACCTTTCAGAGGAGGGCAATGCCTTCGTCGCTGAAAGCATCGCTAAAATCCCAGCCGATATCGAATTCATGATTCGTTACCTAAATATACTGGCTCGCGCCGCGTCTGGTGTTCGTGATGAAAATCCAGAAAAGCATATACGCGCTTTCCTCAGCGATTTCGACCAGGACATATGCGATCCCAAAGAAAGACTGGAGACTCTCAGAAACGTGAGGGAGATTCTCATTTCGAAACTTGTGTCGGTACAAGGTAAGATCGAAGAAATCGAAAAAATGATGAAGGTGGAAAGGGGTGAATCACCTTGA
- a CDS encoding short-chain-enoyl-CoA hydratase, translating into MPYEYVVLERDEGIAIITINRPKVLNALRTDVLRDLKEALMECENDDTVRVVIITGAGDRAFVAGADIGEMSELDPIKARAFSEFGNSVFLYIEKMSKPVIAAINGYALGGGCELLMACDIVIASEKAKIGQPEVKLGIPPGFGGTQRMPRLLGKMKAKELIFTGDMIDAQEALRIGLVNRVVPPEKLMEEAKSLAKTIASRGQIAVRMAKQLINEGIDVDLETGLALEAKGFAICFSTEDQKEGMKAFLEKREAKFTGK; encoded by the coding sequence ATGCCTTACGAATACGTGGTTCTCGAAAGAGATGAGGGGATTGCTATCATCACGATTAATCGGCCAAAGGTTCTGAACGCGTTGAGAACAGATGTGCTCCGGGATTTAAAAGAGGCGCTCATGGAATGCGAAAATGATGACACTGTGAGGGTGGTCATCATTACTGGAGCTGGTGATCGCGCATTCGTCGCCGGTGCGGACATCGGAGAAATGAGTGAGCTCGATCCCATCAAGGCTAGGGCTTTCTCGGAATTCGGAAACAGCGTTTTCCTTTACATCGAGAAGATGTCAAAGCCGGTGATCGCAGCGATCAACGGCTACGCGCTTGGTGGCGGCTGCGAATTGCTCATGGCCTGCGATATCGTCATCGCTTCGGAAAAGGCAAAGATTGGGCAACCAGAGGTCAAGCTTGGAATCCCGCCAGGGTTTGGAGGAACGCAAAGGATGCCAAGACTTCTTGGGAAAATGAAGGCCAAGGAATTGATTTTCACGGGCGACATGATCGATGCGCAGGAGGCGCTGCGGATTGGCCTCGTTAATAGGGTTGTGCCTCCTGAGAAGCTGATGGAAGAAGCAAAGAGTCTCGCAAAGACAATCGCCTCAAGAGGGCAGATCGCGGTAAGAATGGCAAAGCAGCTCATTAATGAAGGAATTGATGTTGATCTTGAGACTGGGCTTGCCCTCGAAGCAAAAGGCTTCGCGATTTGTTTCTCTACAGAGGATCAGAAGGAAGGAATGAAGGCATTTTTGGAAAAAAGAGAAGCAAAATTCACTGGGAAGTAG